The sequence TAAGAAACAATAGAGAAAAATTGAAAGCACTATCTTGTCCCTGAACGGGTGGCGATCGTTTATCCATATCCGAAACAATAGAGAAAAATTGAAAGACAGGCTGTCGCTTGAGGGGGTCGTTTACCATAGGCGACTTCTCGAAACAATAGAGAAAAATTGAAAGCCAGTATCTAGTTCTAAACAACAAGATATGTAGAAGCGTGAGGAAACAATAGAGAAAAATTGAAAGACACTAACAGCAACAACACCCTCATCCAAGCCATCAAGCCAGAAACAATAGAGAAAAATTGAAAGCCTGGTGATCCGCTGGAGGTCCCGCCTGTAGTTAACCTGACCGTGAAACAATAGAGAAAAATTGAAAGACGTATATCTGGTAATTTTGATCTACTCTGCGCTCAATCACTGAAACAATAGAGAAAAATTGAAAGTTAGAGACTGCGAATCGGTGGCTAGTGAGAGCTCTATGGAAACAATAGAGAAAAATTGAAAGTATTTCTTTTGTTTTGGTATATAGCTTTTGACGCGGCGAAACAATAGAGAAAAATTGAAAGTCTTCGACTGAAGCGGGAAATGCTTTAGCACTAACAAGTACGAAACAATAGAGAAAAATTGAAAGTTGACACGGGTGGGTATGACTCTTATTAGTCTCAAAAAAATGAAACAATAGAGAAAAATTGAAAGATGTTCTCTACCGGTTGGGGCTTCACTAGTTGCTTGAGGAAGCTCGTTTATATGGTCTTCGCGTATTTCTTGGAGGCTCTTGCTCGTGTTTAGTTTATTGGGGATGCTTGGCTTGCTTGTTATTTCTCCAGGGTTTTCTTCAGGTTTTCGTGGAATGGGGGGTGGATTACTCCTTTCTCGGTTATTATCGCTGTGACTAGGTCTGGGTCGGTTATGTCGAAGGCGTAGTTCAGGGCGGGAGCGTCTTCCAGGGTTATGAGCTTGCCCATTACGTATTTCACCTCGCCGGGGTTTCTCTCCTCTATGACTACGTCGTCTATGTTGCTCTCCAAGTCTATGGTGCTCGACGGGGCGGCCACGTAGAATGGTATGTTGTTCCTCTTGGCTGCGAGAGCTATCATGTACGTTCCAATCTTGTTGACGACGTAGCCTTCTCTCGTGATCCTGTCGGCGCCGACGATGACTAGGTCGACCATCCCCCTCCTCAGAAGGAACCCGGCAGCGTTGTCCGTCACCAGGGTGACGGGGATCCCCTCCTTCGACAGCTCCCACACCGTGAGCCTAGCCCCCTGGAGGACGGGGCGGGTCTCAGTAGCGATGACCCTGACCCTCTTCCCCTTATACCACGCGACCCTTATCACCGCGTGAGCCGTGCCGAGGGCCGAGGTGGCGAGGGCTCCAGCGTTGCAGTGAGTGAGTATCGTAGCACCGTCGGGGACCAGCTGTGAGCCGTGCTCGCCGATCAAGAGGTTCGAGTAAACATCTTCGCTCAACACCCTGAGGGCCTCGTCGGCAACGGCGCCAGCGGCTTCAACAGGCCCCAGCCCCCTGCTCATCGACTCGGATAAAACCCTTCTAACCCTGGCCAAGGCGTGGAAGAGGTTGTGAGCCGTGGGACGAGTACGCCAGAGGAGCGAAACAGCCTCGAGAACCCTGGAGTAGAAAACATCCCGGGGCTCGCTCACCAGGCTCCAAGCATAAGCCGCCACGGCGAGCGCCGCAGCCACACCTATCGCCGGCGCACCCCTTATCTCCAAGTCAATTATCGCCTTAGCAACCCTCACCGGGTCGCTGCTGCACTCAACCTCCTCGGAGTGAGGGAGCTTGAGAGTGTTAATCCAGCAAACCCTCCTCGAGGACTCATCCCACCAGACGGCTCTAACCCTCACCGGGTAAGGAATACCCATGAACACACCGAGCAAAATATGATCCCCTAGTAGCAATATAAACGTGAAACCCCATTCAAAAACCACGGGGGTCGAGATGCAACAGGGGACCGCGGCAACCTTCGACGAGGACACGTGCACCAGCATCGTCAAGGAGGAGGGAGCCGGCGAGCTCGAGGCCAAGTGGTTCGGGAGGAGAGGGGAGCAGGGCCTCGTCCTCAGCCTGGTGGAGACAGCCTACCTCCTCCTCAGCGAGAAGATCCAAGTATCGAGCACGAGGGGAGCAGCCTCCGACCTAAACCAGCTCGTAAGCCTGCACCAAGAATGCTTCGCCGAGTTCTTCTGGCCAATGCTCACAGTATACAAGGACCTTAGAGACAGGGGGAGAAGAGTCAAACCAGTTGGAAGAAACAGCTTCCTCGTAAGGGACAAGCAGGGGGGCATGAAGCTGGTCTACGTGCTGGAGGAGAAACACCTCGAGAAAACCAGCGAGCTGATGAGCTACGTTGAAGCAGCCAGGAGCAACTCGCTCGAAACAGTCTTCGCCGTAGTCAGCCTGCAGGGAGACCTAACATACTACGAAGTATCAAGGATAAACCCGGTGGTGGAGTAGATGAGCAACGACTACTTAAACCCTCCACGGGGAACAAGGGATTTAACCGGGGAGGAAGCACTGCTCCACGAACACCTAGCCGATACGTTCAGGGAGACGGCCCGCCTATCAGGCTTCACACCCATCATAACCCCTACCATAGAGTACTTCAAGCTCTTCGAGGCCAAGAGCGGCGAGGAGATCAAGAACTCAATGTACGTGTTCCAGGACAAGGCGGGCAGGCTCCTAGCCCTGAGGCCCGAGGTAACAGCGAGCGTCGTGAGAGCCTACTTGAAGCACCTCAGGAGCGAGCCGAAGCCCCTGAGGCTCTACTACGTGGCCCAGTGCTTCAGGTACGAGGAACCCCAGCAAGCCAGGTACAGGGAGTTCTGGCAGGCGGGGCTGGAGGTCATAGGAGACCCGGACGTCAACGCAGACCTCTCCGCCGCCTCCGCGGCCAGCGCGTTCCTCGAGAAGGCCGGACTCAGCCACTACTACGTGGTCGGGAACGTCGCGCTCCACAGAGCAGTGATGTCGAGCATGGGCTTGGATCAAGAAGCCCAGGACCACATACTACACTTAATCGACAAGGAGAGGGTTGGAGAAGCCCTCAGGGAGCTCTCGTCGAGAGCGGGCGGGGAGAACGCCGCGCTGTTCGCAGCGATCCTGGATTCACGGCTGAGCCAGGTTGAAGACGTAGTGAGGGATTTGAAAAAAGCCCTCGGCGAAGCATACGAGCGCGTGCTGAGCGAGCACTCGAGGACCGTGGAGTTCATAGAGTCGCTGGAGAGCCTCGGCTACAGGGCGGAGTACAACCCCAGGCTGGTAAGGGGTCTCGCATACTACACGGGGCTGATCTTCGAGTACAAGGCGGGAGGCATCGACGCGAGCGTGGGGGGAGGGGGACGCTACGACGGGTTGACAACCGTCTACGGGGGCGGGTTCGAATACTCCACAGGGCTCGCCCTAGGGCTCGACAGGATAGCCCTGGTCCTCTCCAAGAGCTTCAAGCCCGTGAGGAAGAGGTCCGTGATGATCGTGCTCGTCAAGAACATCCCGCTCGAACACGGCCACAGGGTTGCGAAAACCCTCGTGAACAGCAACGTCGCAGCATACGTCCTCAGGACGGATTCCCTCTCCAAAGCCTTGAAGCTGGCGAGCAAGAAAGGGTTCGACAAGGTAGTGATAATAGGGGAGAGGGAGCTGGCCGAGAAATCCGCTACAGTCAAGGACATGGCCACGGGGGTTCAGGAGTCGGTTAAGCTGGAGGAGCTGGCCGACAAGCTCGCGCGGCCCGGCTAGGCGTTCACAGTTTTATAATCCAGTATATTCTTAAATCAAGGTAAGAAGCCTCGAGAGGTTGTTTCTATGCCTAGGACACTGCTCGAGAAGATTAACAACTACGAGTGGAGGATACCCCGCTCGTACAAGCCCTGCATGAAGACCGACGCGATCGTTTTCGCGGACGAACACCTGCTCGAGAAGATGGAGGGAGACCTCACCCTCGAGCAGGCTGCGAACGTTGCATGCCTCCCCGGGATAAGGCTGTACTCGTACGTGATGCCCGACGGGCACCAGGGCTACGGCTTCCCAATAGGGGGAGTAGCAGGCTTCGACGTCGACGAGGGAGTCATAAGCCCCGGGGGCGTGGGCTACGATATAAACTGCGGGGTCAGGGTTTTAAGGACTAATTTGAGCGAGGAGGACGTTAGGAATAGGATAAGGGATCTCGTTGATGCTTTGTTCAGGAACGTGCCGAGCGGCGTGGGCTCCACGGGACACCTGCGCCTCAGCATCAGCGACCTAGACGAGGTGTTGAACCACGGCGTGAAGTGGGCCGTGGAGCACGGCTTCGGGTGGGAGAGGGATCTCGAGCACATCGAGGAGAAGGGGAGCATGAAGGGAGCCGACGCGGGCAAGGTGAGCA is a genomic window of Thermosphaera sp. containing:
- the mtnA gene encoding S-methyl-5-thioribose-1-phosphate isomerase; amino-acid sequence: MGIPYPVRVRAVWWDESSRRVCWINTLKLPHSEEVECSSDPVRVAKAIIDLEIRGAPAIGVAAALAVAAYAWSLVSEPRDVFYSRVLEAVSLLWRTRPTAHNLFHALARVRRVLSESMSRGLGPVEAAGAVADEALRVLSEDVYSNLLIGEHGSQLVPDGATILTHCNAGALATSALGTAHAVIRVAWYKGKRVRVIATETRPVLQGARLTVWELSKEGIPVTLVTDNAAGFLLRRGMVDLVIVGADRITREGYVVNKIGTYMIALAAKRNNIPFYVAAPSSTIDLESNIDDVVIEERNPGEVKYVMGKLITLEDAPALNYAFDITDPDLVTAIITEKGVIHPPFHENLKKTLEK
- a CDS encoding endonuclease; amino-acid sequence: MQQGTAATFDEDTCTSIVKEEGAGELEAKWFGRRGEQGLVLSLVETAYLLLSEKIQVSSTRGAASDLNQLVSLHQECFAEFFWPMLTVYKDLRDRGRRVKPVGRNSFLVRDKQGGMKLVYVLEEKHLEKTSELMSYVEAARSNSLETVFAVVSLQGDLTYYEVSRINPVVE
- the hisS gene encoding histidine--tRNA ligase; this translates as MSNDYLNPPRGTRDLTGEEALLHEHLADTFRETARLSGFTPIITPTIEYFKLFEAKSGEEIKNSMYVFQDKAGRLLALRPEVTASVVRAYLKHLRSEPKPLRLYYVAQCFRYEEPQQARYREFWQAGLEVIGDPDVNADLSAASAASAFLEKAGLSHYYVVGNVALHRAVMSSMGLDQEAQDHILHLIDKERVGEALRELSSRAGGENAALFAAILDSRLSQVEDVVRDLKKALGEAYERVLSEHSRTVEFIESLESLGYRAEYNPRLVRGLAYYTGLIFEYKAGGIDASVGGGGRYDGLTTVYGGGFEYSTGLALGLDRIALVLSKSFKPVRKRSVMIVLVKNIPLEHGHRVAKTLVNSNVAAYVLRTDSLSKALKLASKKGFDKVVIIGERELAEKSATVKDMATGVQESVKLEELADKLARPG